A part of Maridesulfovibrio hydrothermalis AM13 = DSM 14728 genomic DNA contains:
- the thyX gene encoding FAD-dependent thymidylate synthase yields the protein MPEKELRIELLSTTPNPLELVYAAFRQCYHAGFVADMWPKLLSGEIEKDKQAAFVSAVLESGHDSPIEHVNFTFAVEGISRACSHQIVRHRIASYSQQSQRYVAENDMDFIIPPAIKKIPEARARFEKFMDEVGSAYKDLREILVAAGRESKANEDARFVLPQAAETKIVITMNCRSLMHFFNLRCCLRAQWEVRAMADKMLEICKEELPAIFRHGGARCEQLGYCPEADRFACGRYPTLKELTEKK from the coding sequence ATGCCTGAAAAAGAATTACGAATAGAATTATTGTCCACGACCCCCAATCCTCTGGAGCTGGTTTATGCCGCCTTCAGGCAGTGTTATCATGCAGGATTTGTTGCCGATATGTGGCCCAAACTTCTGAGCGGGGAGATCGAAAAGGATAAACAGGCTGCGTTTGTTTCAGCTGTGCTTGAATCCGGTCATGACAGTCCCATTGAGCATGTAAATTTTACTTTTGCTGTTGAAGGAATCTCAAGAGCCTGTTCCCATCAGATTGTGCGTCACCGTATTGCCTCCTATTCGCAGCAGAGTCAGCGTTACGTTGCTGAAAATGATATGGATTTTATTATTCCTCCGGCAATCAAAAAAATTCCTGAAGCCCGCGCACGTTTTGAAAAATTTATGGATGAAGTGGGCAGTGCCTATAAAGATCTGCGTGAAATCCTTGTGGCTGCCGGGCGTGAAAGCAAGGCTAATGAAGATGCACGGTTTGTTTTGCCCCAGGCCGCTGAGACAAAGATTGTAATTACCATGAACTGTCGTTCACTGATGCATTTTTTCAATCTGCGCTGCTGCCTGCGGGCGCAATGGGAAGTGCGTGCCATGGCAGACAAGATGCTTGAGATTTGCAAGGAGGAGTTGCCGGCTATTTTCAGGCATGGCGGCGCACGCTGTGAACAGCTTGGATATTGCCCTGAGGCGGACAGGTTTGCATGTGGTCGTTATCCGACTTTGAAGGAACTTACTGAAAAGAAATAA